Proteins encoded by one window of Phytohabitans houttuyneae:
- a CDS encoding YbaK/EbsC family protein — MTATDTYERFIALLDEHGARYRLIEHAPEGRTELVSKLRGNTLAAAAKCLVIMVKLGKKTTRYVLAVVPGDAKVDIAAVRDLLGGTYASFASADKAEALAGSASGTILPVSFHPDLELIVDPGLVTHPEIFFNAARLDRSVALATDDYLRVANPRLTPIAA, encoded by the coding sequence GTGACGGCAACGGACACGTACGAGCGGTTCATCGCGCTCCTGGACGAGCACGGCGCGCGGTACCGGCTCATCGAGCACGCGCCCGAGGGACGCACCGAGCTGGTGAGCAAGCTACGCGGCAACACCCTTGCCGCGGCCGCCAAATGCCTGGTCATCATGGTGAAGCTGGGCAAGAAGACCACCCGGTACGTCCTCGCCGTCGTGCCCGGCGACGCCAAAGTGGACATCGCCGCGGTGCGCGACCTGCTCGGCGGCACGTACGCGTCGTTCGCCTCGGCGGACAAGGCGGAGGCGCTCGCGGGCAGCGCCAGCGGCACGATCCTGCCGGTGAGCTTCCACCCCGACCTGGAGCTGATCGTGGACCCGGGCCTGGTCACCCACCCGGAGATCTTCTTCAACGCGGCCCGCCTGGACCGGTCGGTCGCCCTGGCCACCGACGACTACCTCCGCGTCGCCAACCCCCGCCTCACCCCGATCGCCGCCTGA
- the larC gene encoding nickel pincer cofactor biosynthesis protein LarC — MSAARVLWVDASNGAAGDMLLAALLDAGASLDTVRAGLARLGVPVAVDVTAVRRHGFRAAHVRVDAPETDVHRGLSDVLAVLSRLDGPAHDFAAGVFTRLAEAEARVHGSTVDEVHFHEVGALDAIADVAGCALALHDLGLLDAPSRVVSPVAVGSGTVRTAHGPLPVPAPAVVELLTAAGAPLAAHTATMELCTPTGAALLTALATAWGPPPAMTPSAVGVGAGTADPPGHANVLRVLAGTTAAQAAADWQEGELFQVEATVDDLDPRVWPDLLEELRSVGAADAWCVPALMRKGRPGQVLTVLVDAARLDLACRVVYTWTTTLGVRVHPVRRRALRRDSVTVEVTGGAVRVKRAFLGAEVVTAQPEYDDALAAARTAGVPVTAVIDAARAAASPQAPEPGPRH; from the coding sequence GTGAGCGCCGCACGTGTCTTGTGGGTCGACGCCTCCAACGGCGCGGCCGGCGACATGCTGCTTGCCGCGCTGCTCGACGCGGGCGCCTCGCTCGACACCGTGCGCGCCGGCCTGGCGCGCCTCGGCGTGCCGGTGGCCGTCGACGTGACCGCGGTACGCCGCCACGGCTTCCGCGCCGCGCACGTGCGGGTGGACGCGCCGGAGACGGATGTCCACCGTGGACTGTCCGATGTGCTCGCCGTGCTCTCCCGCCTGGATGGGCCGGCACACGACTTCGCGGCCGGCGTCTTCACCCGGCTCGCCGAGGCGGAGGCGCGCGTACACGGCTCCACGGTGGACGAGGTGCACTTCCACGAGGTCGGCGCGCTCGACGCGATCGCCGACGTGGCGGGCTGCGCGCTGGCCCTGCACGACCTGGGCCTGCTGGACGCCCCGTCCCGCGTGGTGTCGCCGGTCGCGGTCGGCTCCGGCACGGTACGCACCGCGCACGGCCCGCTGCCCGTACCCGCGCCCGCCGTCGTCGAGCTCCTGACCGCCGCCGGCGCCCCGCTGGCCGCGCACACCGCCACGATGGAGCTGTGCACGCCCACCGGCGCCGCGCTGCTGACGGCGCTGGCCACGGCGTGGGGCCCGCCGCCGGCGATGACCCCGTCGGCGGTGGGCGTGGGCGCCGGTACCGCCGACCCGCCCGGCCACGCCAACGTGCTCCGCGTGCTCGCCGGCACCACCGCCGCACAGGCCGCCGCGGACTGGCAGGAGGGCGAGCTCTTCCAGGTCGAGGCCACAGTGGACGACCTCGACCCGCGGGTGTGGCCGGACCTGCTGGAGGAGCTGCGGTCGGTGGGCGCCGCGGACGCCTGGTGCGTACCCGCCCTGATGCGCAAGGGCCGCCCCGGCCAGGTGCTGACCGTGCTCGTGGACGCCGCCCGCCTGGACCTCGCCTGCCGCGTGGTCTACACCTGGACGACGACGCTCGGCGTCCGCGTCCACCCGGTGCGCCGCCGCGCCCTGCGCCGCGACTCGGTGACGGTCGAGGTGACCGGCGGCGCGGTGCGGGTCAAGCGCGCCTTCCTGGGCGCGGAGGTGGTGACGGCGCAGCCCGAGTACGACGACGCGCTGGCCGCCGCACGCACCGCCGGCGTGCCGGTCACGGCGGTCATCGACGCGGCCCGCGCCGCCGCTTCCCCGCAAGCCCCCGAGCCTGGCCCACGACACTGA
- a CDS encoding ATP-binding protein: MAEAAEFCARLGVTHYAVETREMDVAGYRENGPRRCYFCKSTLLDTARRVAAEHGFDEVATGTNASDIAAGFRPGIRAAAERGARTPLADLGLDKAAVRAVARAWDLRTADKPAAACLSSRIAYGVSITPARLARVERAEAAARRLLAAHHVHNVRVRDLGATARLEVDPHLVDAARHDAALHAAIRAAGFDGAEVAVEPFRSGSMNELLADPERWRRA; this comes from the coding sequence GTGGCCGAGGCGGCAGAGTTCTGCGCGCGGCTGGGCGTCACGCACTACGCGGTGGAGACGCGCGAGATGGACGTGGCGGGCTACCGGGAAAACGGGCCGCGCCGCTGCTACTTCTGCAAGAGCACGCTGCTGGACACCGCGCGGCGGGTGGCGGCGGAGCATGGGTTCGACGAGGTGGCCACCGGCACGAACGCCTCCGACATCGCCGCGGGCTTCCGGCCCGGCATCCGGGCGGCGGCCGAGCGCGGCGCGCGTACCCCATTGGCTGATCTTGGTTTGGACAAGGCGGCGGTCCGCGCCGTCGCGCGGGCCTGGGACCTGCGGACCGCGGACAAGCCCGCCGCCGCGTGCCTGTCCAGCCGCATCGCCTACGGCGTTTCGATCACACCGGCCCGGCTGGCCCGGGTGGAGCGCGCGGAGGCCGCCGCGCGCCGCTTGCTCGCCGCCCATCACGTCCATAATGTCCGGGTACGGGACCTCGGCGCGACCGCGCGTCTCGAAGTCGACCCGCACCTCGTGGATGCCGCGCGCCATGACGCCGCCCTGCACGCGGCGATCCGGGCGGCCGGCTTCGACGGGGCCGAGGTGGCGGTGGAGCCGTTCCGCTCCGGGTCGATGAACGAGCTGCTCGCCGACCCGGAGCGGTGGCGCCGCGCCTGA
- a CDS encoding amidohydrolase family protein: protein MTVVDAHHHLWGADQGYTWLDEPALAPIRHTFGPGDLAAAVEGSGVARTVLVEGGRCDTAEAELLLGYARTSPLIAGVVAWADPEDPALADTIAGYRALPGGERLAGIRAQVQGESDPGYLDRAGVRRGLRTIAAAGLPFDLVLRADQLTAAARLAGDLPEVSLVLDHLGKPPIVEGAAGFARWRGPLAALAAHPNVTAKLSGLVTEADWSAWTVGDLCPYVAVAVDAFGPDRVMFGSDWPVCLLAASYERVKDALADALPPLSPAERDAVFGGTALRTYDLRP, encoded by the coding sequence ATGACGGTCGTGGACGCGCACCACCACCTCTGGGGCGCCGACCAGGGGTACACGTGGCTGGACGAGCCCGCGCTGGCACCGATCCGCCACACGTTCGGCCCCGGCGACCTGGCCGCCGCGGTCGAGGGCAGCGGCGTGGCCCGCACCGTGCTGGTCGAGGGCGGGCGCTGCGACACCGCCGAGGCCGAGCTGCTGCTCGGGTACGCGCGGACCTCGCCGCTCATCGCCGGCGTGGTCGCGTGGGCCGACCCGGAGGACCCGGCGCTCGCCGACACGATCGCCGGCTACCGCGCACTGCCCGGCGGCGAGCGGCTGGCCGGCATCCGGGCGCAGGTGCAGGGGGAGTCGGACCCGGGTTACCTGGACCGGGCCGGGGTGCGCCGCGGGCTGCGTACCATCGCGGCTGCCGGACTCCCCTTCGACCTGGTGCTGCGGGCGGACCAGCTCACCGCGGCGGCCCGCCTCGCCGGCGACCTGCCGGAGGTCAGCCTCGTGCTCGACCACCTCGGCAAGCCGCCGATCGTGGAGGGCGCCGCCGGCTTCGCGCGGTGGCGCGGCCCGCTGGCCGCCCTCGCCGCACACCCCAACGTGACCGCGAAGCTCTCCGGCCTGGTCACCGAGGCCGACTGGAGCGCGTGGACGGTGGGAGACCTCTGCCCGTACGTGGCGGTGGCGGTGGACGCCTTCGGACCCGATCGGGTGATGTTCGGCTCGGACTGGCCGGTGTGCCTGCTCGCCGCCTCCTACGAGCGGGTCAAGGACGCGCTGGCCGACGCGCTGCCGCCGCTGTCACCGGCCGAGCGGGACGCGGTGTTCGGCGGAACGGCCCTCCGGACGTACGATCTACGACCGTAG
- a CDS encoding L-rhamnose mutarotase — MSDLAREPSGTTGRPFQRIALHTRLKAGKESEYEEVHATIPAELDAALREAGVHTWRIWRDGRDLFHVVEVEDYRKMRDTLRDHPANVPWQARMAELLDVEDDYSGTDSGIKLVWELP; from the coding sequence GTGAGCGATCTTGCGCGCGAACCATCAGGCACCACCGGACGGCCGTTCCAACGTATTGCGCTCCACACCCGGCTGAAGGCGGGCAAGGAAAGCGAGTACGAGGAGGTCCACGCGACGATCCCGGCGGAGCTCGACGCCGCGCTGCGGGAGGCCGGCGTCCACACCTGGCGGATCTGGCGCGACGGCCGCGACCTGTTCCACGTGGTCGAGGTCGAGGACTACCGGAAGATGCGCGACACCCTCCGCGACCACCCGGCAAACGTGCCGTGGCAGGCCCGCATGGCCGAGCTCCTCGACGTCGAGGACGACTACTCCGGCACCGACTCGGGGATCAAGCTGGTCTGGGAGCTGCCGTGA
- a CDS encoding SH3 domain-containing protein, with protein MFRESSALAAVAVLIAAAGCNQSPDQPAGQAAPPTQTAPAAPPPASTAPAAPPSSAAPAPPAQPVPPQVVPVPVPVPVPHPVPYAVPEGYAPLGQLATVTQEANLRAEPNTTSTVLAELPAGSTVDVLCWVTGEPTFGTDKYGSMWLSVSTGGFVHSHLTSPVDVAAC; from the coding sequence GTGTTTCGCGAATCCAGCGCCCTGGCGGCCGTCGCCGTCCTGATCGCCGCCGCCGGGTGCAACCAGTCGCCGGACCAGCCGGCGGGCCAGGCCGCGCCGCCCACACAGACCGCGCCGGCGGCACCGCCCCCGGCGTCGACCGCACCGGCGGCGCCCCCGAGCTCGGCCGCGCCGGCGCCGCCCGCCCAGCCCGTGCCGCCACAGGTCGTGCCGGTGCCCGTACCGGTGCCGGTGCCGCATCCGGTGCCGTACGCGGTGCCGGAGGGGTACGCCCCGCTCGGGCAGCTCGCCACCGTCACCCAGGAGGCCAACCTGCGGGCCGAGCCCAACACGACGTCCACGGTGCTGGCCGAGCTGCCCGCCGGCAGCACTGTCGACGTGTTGTGCTGGGTGACCGGCGAGCCGACGTTCGGCACCGACAAGTACGGGTCGATGTGGCTCAGCGTCTCCACCGGCGGCTTTGTCCACTCGCACCTGACAAGCCCGGTGGACGTAGCCGCCTGCTGA
- a CDS encoding aldo/keto reductase, giving the protein MDTVALGNTGERVSQLALGAMLMGTRTNEADSFEILDRYLAAGGSFVDTANCYAWWTGPGDRGGESEALLGRWFAKRGRRDDVFLATKGSAWVERAEEVRGAGWEVVSKEYEGAGGDTLRRAVDDSLRRLGIDHIDLYYVHVDDRDTPIEETLEALDEVVRAGKVRYIGWSNVRTWRLERVRQVAERNGWVAPVALQQQHSYLRRRAGLSHASIVDDEQMDFLRANRDVTLVAYSPILKGIYDDPEKRRGHDMMGAYEGPDAEARLAVLTELAGELGVTPNQLVIAWLLHQTDPAMVTLLGPRTVAQFEAALPALDVKLDEAQLARLDTAGA; this is encoded by the coding sequence ATGGATACCGTTGCACTCGGAAACACGGGCGAGCGGGTCAGCCAGCTCGCCCTGGGCGCGATGCTCATGGGGACGCGCACCAATGAGGCCGACTCGTTCGAGATTCTCGACAGGTACCTCGCCGCGGGCGGGAGCTTCGTCGACACGGCCAACTGCTACGCGTGGTGGACCGGCCCCGGTGACCGGGGTGGTGAGAGCGAGGCGCTGCTGGGCCGCTGGTTTGCCAAGCGCGGCCGGCGTGATGACGTCTTCCTCGCCACCAAGGGCAGCGCGTGGGTCGAGCGTGCCGAGGAGGTGCGCGGCGCGGGGTGGGAGGTCGTGAGCAAGGAGTACGAGGGTGCCGGCGGCGACACCCTGCGCCGCGCGGTGGACGACAGCCTGCGGCGGCTCGGGATCGACCACATCGACCTGTACTACGTGCACGTCGACGACCGCGACACGCCGATCGAAGAGACGCTCGAGGCGCTGGACGAGGTGGTGCGGGCGGGCAAGGTGCGCTACATCGGCTGGTCCAACGTGCGCACCTGGCGGCTGGAGCGGGTGCGGCAGGTGGCCGAGCGCAACGGCTGGGTGGCGCCGGTCGCGCTGCAGCAGCAGCACAGCTACCTGCGGCGGCGGGCGGGCCTGTCGCACGCGTCCATCGTGGACGACGAGCAGATGGACTTCCTGCGGGCCAACCGCGACGTGACGCTCGTGGCGTACTCGCCGATCCTGAAGGGCATCTACGACGACCCGGAGAAGCGGCGCGGCCACGACATGATGGGTGCGTACGAGGGGCCGGACGCCGAGGCGCGGCTCGCGGTGCTCACCGAGCTGGCGGGGGAGCTGGGTGTCACGCCCAACCAGCTGGTGATCGCGTGGCTGCTGCACCAGACGGACCCGGCCATGGTGACGCTGCTCGGGCCGCGCACGGTCGCGCAGTTCGAGGCGGCGCTGCCGGCGCTCGACGTCAAGCTCGACGAGGCGCAGCTGGCCCGCCTGGACACGGCCGGGGCTTAG
- a CDS encoding PQQ-dependent sugar dehydrogenase has product MAAAVPLAAAAPARAAVPLDQITVSTTQVAFGLQRPTAIAGIDSGRLLITEKVGTVRLYDPTSGLATAPVLDIGSKVDVSGNERGLLGIAPAPDFATSQTVYVAYTALPDGTLTLSRVRLGNAASEQVLLTQAHSEFSNHNGGQVAFGGDGYLYWSLGDGGAADDVLASGQNLGTLLGKIVRLDVSRTCGTQPYCVPADNPFVGRAGARPEIWTWGLRNPWRFSFDTRPGGDNSLWIADVGQGTWEEVDHLGAAQGGANLGWSCREGRVVFNAERCIAGETYVDPVHVHQTSVDGCAVIGGFVYRGAQFADIAGGTYFHTDYCSASVWGIRKMADGSHQSLKLTTLDIVQPTSLGVDSNGELYLVNDLPGQLHKISFGRVAPPVACRVTYDTQVWGTGFRATVKLTNTGTEPVNGWTVGWAFPGAQRVGSAWNASITQSGATVSARNASWNGAIAPGATVEFGFLGTPGGAQPAPAAFTLNGNACG; this is encoded by the coding sequence ATGGCTGCCGCCGTCCCGCTCGCCGCGGCGGCTCCAGCGAGGGCCGCCGTTCCCCTCGACCAGATAACCGTCTCCACCACGCAGGTCGCCTTCGGTCTGCAGCGCCCCACCGCGATTGCCGGCATCGACAGCGGCCGCCTCCTCATCACCGAGAAGGTCGGCACCGTGCGGCTGTACGATCCCACCTCCGGCCTCGCGACGGCGCCCGTCCTCGACATCGGCTCGAAAGTCGATGTATCCGGCAACGAGCGCGGCCTGCTCGGCATCGCGCCGGCGCCCGACTTCGCGACAAGCCAGACGGTGTACGTGGCGTACACCGCCCTCCCCGACGGCACCCTCACCCTCTCGCGGGTCCGCCTCGGCAACGCGGCCAGCGAGCAGGTACTGCTGACCCAGGCGCACAGCGAGTTCTCCAACCACAACGGCGGCCAGGTGGCGTTCGGCGGCGACGGCTACCTCTACTGGAGCCTCGGCGACGGCGGCGCGGCCGACGACGTGCTCGCCAGCGGCCAGAACCTCGGCACGCTGCTCGGCAAGATCGTGCGGCTGGACGTGAGCCGGACCTGCGGCACCCAGCCGTACTGCGTGCCGGCCGACAACCCGTTCGTCGGCCGGGCCGGCGCCCGCCCGGAGATCTGGACGTGGGGCCTGCGCAACCCGTGGCGCTTCTCGTTCGACACCCGCCCCGGCGGCGACAACTCGCTGTGGATCGCCGACGTCGGCCAGGGCACGTGGGAGGAGGTCGACCACCTCGGCGCGGCACAGGGCGGCGCCAACCTCGGCTGGTCCTGCCGCGAGGGCCGCGTGGTCTTCAACGCCGAGCGGTGCATCGCCGGCGAAACGTACGTCGACCCGGTGCACGTCCACCAGACCTCGGTCGACGGCTGCGCGGTCATCGGCGGCTTCGTGTACCGCGGCGCCCAGTTCGCGGACATCGCCGGCGGCACCTACTTCCACACCGACTACTGCTCGGCGTCCGTGTGGGGCATCCGCAAGATGGCCGACGGCAGCCACCAGAGCCTCAAGCTGACCACGCTCGACATCGTGCAGCCGACCAGCCTGGGCGTCGACTCCAACGGCGAGCTGTACCTCGTCAACGACCTGCCCGGCCAGCTGCACAAGATCTCGTTCGGCCGCGTGGCGCCGCCGGTCGCGTGCCGCGTCACGTACGACACGCAGGTCTGGGGCACCGGCTTCCGGGCCACCGTCAAGCTCACCAACACCGGCACGGAGCCGGTGAACGGCTGGACCGTCGGCTGGGCCTTCCCCGGCGCCCAGCGGGTCGGCAGCGCCTGGAACGCGAGCATCACGCAGAGCGGCGCCACCGTCTCCGCGCGGAACGCGAGCTGGAACGGCGCCATCGCACCCGGCGCGACGGTCGAGTTCGGCTTCCTGGGCACGCCGGGCGGAGCTCAGCCCGCACCCGCCGCGTTCACGCTCAACGGCAACGCCTGCGGGTAG
- a CDS encoding FadR/GntR family transcriptional regulator, giving the protein MAVTDEAIEKIKGMIVSGEMRPGDRLPREADLAERLGLSRNSLREAVKALSLIRVLDVRQGDGTYVTSLAPGLLLDALSFVVDFHRDDTVLEFFEVRRILEPSATALAAQRMTDAEVDGLRTVLAELGEDPTIDALVANDLEFHRRIAAGSGNNVLCSLIDSLSGPTTRARIWRGLTQEGAVAKTREQHAAILEAIASRQPELARSWATVHVAGVEDWLRRAL; this is encoded by the coding sequence ATGGCGGTCACCGACGAGGCGATCGAAAAGATCAAAGGCATGATCGTGTCGGGCGAGATGCGCCCCGGCGACCGGTTGCCGCGCGAGGCCGACCTCGCCGAGCGGCTGGGCCTGTCGCGCAACTCGCTGCGCGAGGCGGTCAAGGCGCTTTCACTGATCCGCGTGCTGGACGTGCGCCAGGGCGACGGCACGTACGTGACGAGCCTCGCGCCCGGCCTCCTGCTCGACGCGCTGAGCTTCGTGGTCGACTTCCACCGCGACGACACGGTGCTGGAGTTCTTCGAGGTGCGGCGGATCCTCGAACCGTCCGCCACGGCCCTGGCCGCCCAGCGCATGACCGACGCCGAGGTGGACGGCCTGCGTACGGTGCTGGCCGAGCTCGGCGAAGACCCGACGATCGACGCGCTGGTCGCCAACGACCTGGAGTTTCACCGCCGCATCGCCGCCGGCTCCGGCAACAACGTGCTCTGCTCGCTCATCGACAGCCTCTCCGGGCCGACCACCCGCGCCCGCATCTGGCGCGGCCTGACCCAGGAGGGCGCGGTCGCGAAGACCCGCGAGCAGCACGCCGCGATCCTGGAGGCGATCGCGTCCCGCCAGCCCGAGCTGGCCCGCTCCTGGGCCACCGTGCACGTCGCCGGCGTCGAGGACTGGTTGCGGCGCGCCCTTTAA
- a CDS encoding aldo/keto reductase — MTLALGRLGLGCAQLGNLYHEIDDATAARTVAAAWDAGVRYFDTAPHYGLGLSERRLGAAVRTFPRAEYVLSTKVGRRLVPDPGGAGRRDSEGFAVPADQRRVWDFTADGVRRTLDSSLARLGLDWVDLVLVHDPEDHMPAALDEAYPALAELRAQGVVRAVGVGSKRWDALHRFARDTDVDFVMIAGRYTLLEQPALDTLLPECERRGVGAVIAGVFNSGLLAEDRPHEGLPYEYEAAPSTVLDRARALAAVCARHGTSLPAAAIAFAAAHPAVACVVVGAQDPDQVRRNAALADADPPPKELWADLVAEGLLRPDAPVPGGVA, encoded by the coding sequence GTGACACTCGCGCTCGGCCGGCTGGGCCTGGGCTGCGCCCAGCTCGGCAACCTCTACCACGAGATCGACGACGCCACCGCCGCCCGCACCGTCGCCGCCGCCTGGGACGCAGGCGTCCGCTACTTCGACACCGCCCCGCACTACGGGCTCGGCCTCTCCGAGCGCCGTCTGGGCGCCGCCGTCCGCACTTTCCCCCGCGCCGAGTACGTGCTCAGCACCAAGGTCGGCCGCCGCCTCGTGCCCGACCCGGGAGGCGCCGGCCGCCGCGACAGCGAGGGCTTCGCGGTGCCCGCCGACCAGCGCCGGGTGTGGGACTTCACCGCCGACGGGGTACGCCGCACGCTCGACAGCAGCCTCGCCCGCCTCGGCCTCGACTGGGTGGACCTCGTGCTCGTCCACGACCCCGAGGACCACATGCCGGCGGCCCTCGACGAGGCGTACCCGGCCCTCGCCGAGCTGCGCGCCCAGGGCGTGGTGCGGGCGGTCGGCGTGGGCAGCAAGCGGTGGGACGCGCTGCATCGCTTCGCCCGCGACACCGACGTCGACTTCGTGATGATCGCCGGCCGGTACACGCTGCTCGAACAGCCGGCCCTCGACACGCTGCTGCCGGAGTGCGAGCGGCGCGGGGTGGGCGCGGTGATCGCCGGCGTCTTCAACAGCGGGCTGCTCGCCGAGGACCGGCCGCACGAGGGCCTGCCGTACGAGTACGAGGCCGCTCCGTCCACTGTGCTCGACCGCGCCCGCGCGCTCGCCGCCGTCTGCGCGCGGCACGGCACGTCGCTGCCGGCCGCGGCCATCGCCTTCGCGGCCGCGCACCCCGCGGTGGCGTGCGTCGTGGTGGGGGCGCAGGACCCCGACCAGGTGCGCCGCAACGCCGCCCTCGCCGACGCCGACCCGCCGCCGAAGGAGCTGTGGGCCGACCTCGTCGCCGAGGGCCTGCTCCGCCCCGACGCACCGGTGCCGGGCGGTGTGGCATGA
- the larB gene encoding nickel pincer cofactor biosynthesis protein LarB has translation MTERYPTGSGAEIADLGFARLDLQRAARTGDPEVVFGRGKTPSQVVAALAALHEAHPEGAVLATRLDDDALALCRAELPDADLDEVARTAVLGKPRTSQGRVAVVGAGTADLPVVRECVTTVRVFGADPDLIVDVGVAGLHRLLAQRDRIDSADVVVAVAGMEAALPSVIGGLTGAPLIAVPTSVGYGWHLDGLTAWLATLNSCAPGVLTVNVDNGFGAGVAAARIARRAR, from the coding sequence ATGACTGAACGGTACCCAACGGGGAGCGGAGCGGAGATCGCGGATCTCGGTTTCGCCCGCCTCGACCTGCAGCGCGCCGCGCGCACCGGCGACCCGGAGGTGGTCTTCGGCCGGGGCAAGACGCCGTCGCAGGTGGTCGCGGCGCTGGCCGCGCTGCACGAGGCGCACCCCGAGGGAGCCGTGCTCGCCACCCGCCTCGACGATGACGCGCTCGCCCTGTGCCGGGCCGAGCTGCCCGACGCCGACCTGGACGAGGTGGCCCGGACGGCGGTGCTGGGCAAGCCGCGCACCTCCCAGGGCCGGGTCGCGGTCGTCGGCGCCGGCACGGCCGACCTGCCGGTCGTCCGCGAGTGCGTCACGACGGTACGCGTCTTCGGCGCCGACCCCGACCTGATCGTCGACGTGGGCGTCGCCGGCTTGCACCGCCTGCTCGCCCAGCGCGACCGCATCGACTCGGCCGACGTGGTCGTCGCCGTGGCCGGCATGGAGGCCGCTCTCCCCTCGGTGATCGGCGGCCTGACGGGCGCGCCACTGATCGCGGTGCCCACGAGCGTCGGGTACGGCTGGCACCTGGACGGCCTCACCGCCTGGCTGGCAACGCTCAACAGCTGCGCGCCCGGCGTGCTGACCGTCAACGTCGACAACGGCTTCGGCGCCGGCGTGGCCGCCGCCCGAATCGCCCGGCGCGCCCGGTGA
- a CDS encoding cellulose-binding domain-containing protein, which produces MRRAVLTSGAVVASLAGGLLVATAAEAAVACRVNYTVTSQWSGGFTANVAISNLGDPVNGWRLTWSFPTGQSVAQAWNASVTQSGAAVTATNVSWNGAMGTNGSAAFGFNGQFSTTNTNPTAFSLNGVACTGSPGTPTTAPPTTRPPTTPPATTAPPVTTAPPSSGWNPPSNLVQPLNAVWTHQEQTYNNGNLYGFRNYGWDQLFANRGYINYCVRWDSSATVSAQLRDEIHAALKRQYKKWMDVMVGHNNWPYTDVPVNVVGWAVRDRNQLQWTDSSVDIYVNNIRENAPQCSEPCGRFFNQSGNYPNCPGGASRHYDHSLWLTDGFGGGAGGDWGQRMGREYFVNARNSENIHIFLHELGHTYGLDDFYDWDPLPGQGFIMKAGSASQITEFDRWMFRDWWRHLKSRYGY; this is translated from the coding sequence ATGAGACGTGCAGTCCTGACGTCCGGCGCCGTCGTGGCGTCGCTCGCCGGCGGTCTGCTGGTGGCGACGGCGGCCGAAGCGGCGGTCGCCTGCCGGGTGAACTACACCGTCACATCCCAGTGGAGCGGCGGCTTCACGGCGAACGTGGCGATCAGCAACCTCGGCGACCCCGTCAACGGGTGGCGCCTCACCTGGTCGTTCCCGACCGGGCAGTCGGTGGCGCAGGCGTGGAACGCGTCGGTCACCCAGAGCGGCGCCGCGGTCACCGCGACGAACGTGAGCTGGAACGGTGCGATGGGCACCAACGGCTCGGCGGCGTTCGGGTTCAACGGCCAGTTCAGCACCACGAACACGAACCCGACGGCGTTTTCGCTGAACGGTGTGGCGTGCACCGGCTCGCCGGGCACCCCCACGACCGCCCCGCCCACGACGCGGCCGCCGACGACGCCGCCCGCCACCACCGCGCCGCCGGTCACCACGGCGCCGCCGAGCAGCGGGTGGAACCCACCGTCCAACCTGGTGCAGCCGCTCAACGCGGTGTGGACGCACCAGGAGCAGACGTACAACAACGGCAACCTGTACGGGTTCCGCAACTACGGCTGGGACCAGCTGTTCGCCAACCGCGGTTACATCAACTACTGCGTGCGGTGGGACTCGTCGGCGACCGTGTCGGCGCAGCTGCGGGACGAGATCCACGCGGCGCTGAAGCGGCAGTACAAGAAGTGGATGGACGTGATGGTCGGCCACAACAACTGGCCGTACACGGACGTGCCGGTGAACGTCGTCGGCTGGGCGGTGCGTGACCGCAACCAGCTACAGTGGACGGACAGCTCGGTCGACATCTACGTCAACAACATCCGCGAAAACGCTCCACAGTGCTCGGAGCCGTGCGGCCGCTTCTTCAACCAGAGCGGCAACTACCCCAACTGCCCAGGCGGCGCGTCCCGCCACTACGACCACTCGCTGTGGCTGACCGACGGCTTCGGCGGCGGTGCGGGCGGTGACTGGGGCCAGCGGATGGGTCGCGAGTACTTCGTGAACGCCCGCAACTCCGAGAACATCCACATCTTCCTGCACGAACTCGGACACACGTACGGCCTGGACGACTTCTACGACTGGGACCCGCTGCCGGGGCAGGGGTTCATCATGAAGGCGGGCAGCGCGTCGCAGATCACCGAGTTCGACCGGTGGATGTTCCGTGACTGGTGGCGGCACCTGAAGTCGAGGTACGGCTACTAG